One stretch of Riemerella columbina DNA includes these proteins:
- the rplJ gene encoding 50S ribosomal protein L10 has product MTKEEKVLVIQEIKELLQDAKNIYVASLEGMNASATSDFRRRAFKNNIKLKVVKNTLLRKAMEQMEGVDYSEMFDTFKGNSALMISETANAPAKLIKDFRKNAEFPALKSAYLDETFYIGDDKLGTLASLKSKEEMLGEIIGLLQSPIRNILSALQNQDKMKEEGVE; this is encoded by the coding sequence ATGACTAAAGAAGAAAAAGTATTAGTAATACAAGAAATAAAAGAATTGCTACAAGACGCTAAAAATATATATGTAGCAAGTCTTGAAGGAATGAATGCTTCTGCGACTTCAGATTTTAGAAGAAGAGCCTTCAAGAACAACATTAAGCTTAAAGTGGTTAAGAACACTTTGCTTAGAAAAGCGATGGAGCAAATGGAAGGTGTAGACTATTCCGAAATGTTTGATACATTTAAAGGAAACTCTGCATTGATGATTTCAGAAACAGCCAATGCTCCAGCAAAATTGATTAAAGATTTTAGAAAGAACGCAGAGTTCCCAGCTTTAAAATCCGCTTATTTAGATGAAACATTCTACATTGGGGATGATAAATTAGGCACTCTTGCAAGTCTTAAATCTAAAGAAGAGATGCTTGGAGAAATCATTGGATTACTTCAGTCGCCAATCAGAAATATCCTTTCTGCTCTTCAAAATCAAGACAAAATGAAAGAAGAAGGTGTTGAGTAA
- the rplA gene encoding 50S ribosomal protein L1: MARLTKKQKEVSTKIEKNKLYNLDEASALVKEVNIAKFDASVDIAVRLGVDPRKANQMVRGVVSLPHGTGKDVKVLALVTPDKEAEAKEAGADFVGLDEYLDKIKSGWTDVDVIVTMPAVMGKLGPLGRILGPRGLMPNPKSGTVTMEIGKAVSEVKAGKIDFKVDKYGIVHAAIGKVSFDAQKIKENAQELIQTLVKLKPTAAKGTYMKSIYLSSTMSPGIAIDTKSVN, encoded by the coding sequence ATGGCAAGATTAACAAAAAAGCAAAAAGAAGTTTCTACTAAGATAGAAAAAAATAAACTCTATAACCTTGATGAAGCTTCGGCTTTAGTAAAGGAAGTCAATATTGCAAAATTTGACGCTTCTGTAGACATCGCAGTGAGATTAGGTGTAGACCCAAGAAAAGCCAACCAAATGGTGAGAGGCGTGGTTTCATTACCTCACGGTACGGGGAAAGATGTTAAAGTATTAGCATTGGTTACTCCAGATAAAGAAGCGGAAGCTAAAGAAGCGGGCGCAGATTTTGTAGGATTAGATGAGTATTTAGACAAAATCAAAAGCGGTTGGACAGATGTAGATGTTATCGTAACGATGCCTGCTGTAATGGGTAAATTAGGTCCATTGGGTAGAATTTTAGGTCCAAGAGGTTTAATGCCTAATCCTAAATCTGGTACGGTAACTATGGAAATCGGAAAAGCGGTTTCTGAAGTGAAAGCTGGTAAAATTGACTTTAAAGTAGATAAGTACGGTATTGTTCACGCTGCTATCGGTAAAGTATCTTTTGATGCTCAGAAGATTAAAGAAAATGCACAAGAGCTTATCCAAACTTTAGTGAAGTTAAAACCAACAGCTGCCAAAGGAACTTATATGAAGAGTATTTATCTCTCTTCTACAATGAGCCCAGGTATTGCTATTGATACTAAATCTGTAAACTAA
- the rplK gene encoding 50S ribosomal protein L11 produces the protein MAKKVFKMVKLQVKGGAANPSPPVGPALGSAGVNIMEFCKQFNGRTQDKPGQVLPVVITVYEDKSFDFVIKTPPAAVQLLEASKVKKGSGQPNREKVGSVSWEQVQKIAEDKMADLNCFTLDSAMSMVAGTARSMGLKVTGTKPTNA, from the coding sequence ATGGCAAAGAAAGTCTTTAAAATGGTGAAGCTCCAAGTGAAAGGTGGCGCAGCTAATCCTTCACCACCAGTAGGGCCAGCATTAGGTTCTGCAGGGGTTAATATTATGGAGTTTTGTAAGCAATTCAACGGAAGAACTCAAGATAAGCCAGGGCAGGTATTACCTGTTGTAATTACGGTTTATGAAGATAAATCATTTGATTTTGTGATCAAAACCCCACCTGCTGCTGTACAACTTTTAGAAGCTTCTAAAGTGAAAAAAGGTTCTGGACAGCCTAATAGAGAAAAAGTAGGTAGCGTGTCTTGGGAACAAGTACAGAAAATTGCAGAAGATAAAATGGCAGACCTTAACTGCTTTACATTAGACTCTGCAATGAGTATGGTAGCGGGTACCGCCAGATCTATGGGATTAAAAGTAACAGGAACTAAACCTACTAACGCTTAA
- a CDS encoding TonB-dependent receptor domain-containing protein, whose protein sequence is MKFKTILTFLFLLITLPFGAQPYRLSGKIINQDTQQPAESIQVLVLKQDSLVASHLSSANGHFSLLLPSGIYNLQLKAFGEMLLTQQVKMVQHLDLGSLTIKPSKALKAVIINAKKPLIERQVDRMVFHIKNSIYSTNTDLVEVLNHTPMVTANAQGISIVGKGSVKVMLNGRPLPLSGSELASYLKGMQSNDVLKVEVITSPPAQYDAEGNGGLINIITQQKTQNLWSGNYATSGTLSAQFSNANHLGLNYRKNDFQALVRLRQSDQHNQVYENQNLLFTNQNQLNSHTDRNDTSQNWGTNMDLSYQTSKNNRLGLVYDFSHYKNQYDSQNTTCYFSPTALDSTLYTSAHYHKPTTAHTLSFYDDYQLDSLGSKLSFAGNYFNHRSNSSLLFSTPQQPHLSPTWNTSRLHYQVISGQVDWQQMSSFLNYETGIKWTQFDNESIIQYYTQSQNQWVIDHNRNNQFQLRERYYAAYLSLKKTIADHWTFKLGGRYEYTTTVAHQPHQKSDFQKSYGNFFPNVNVMYQLPQHSWSLNYNKRIHRPSLGQLNPFKWYANPYMYHVGNPLLLPSITHNLELNYVYNNAFMVGIFGTQQNDAYGAIVQVDHGIKSTHTENVYTIQNLGINLSLEQRWFSFWNFSANATAFYSQSKTKHHEVKPLKGYSLSYSINNAWTINADQQWIFFVNFWSALPGKESNVATKSLSNLSFGTRFNVLDKKLNFNIRINDVLKGTASEGFLYYDDFHQFYSNYYDNRSVVVTVTYHFGENKTQAKNINFNDQYRAN, encoded by the coding sequence GTGAAATTTAAAACAATACTTACATTTCTGTTTTTATTGATAACACTCCCTTTTGGAGCGCAACCTTATCGATTAAGTGGCAAAATCATCAACCAAGACACCCAGCAACCTGCAGAATCGATTCAAGTTTTGGTCTTAAAACAAGACAGCCTCGTGGCGAGCCATCTTTCCTCTGCGAATGGTCATTTTAGCCTTCTATTACCCTCAGGAATTTATAACCTCCAACTAAAAGCCTTTGGCGAAATGCTCCTCACGCAACAAGTGAAAATGGTTCAACATTTAGATTTGGGCTCTCTAACCATTAAACCCTCCAAAGCGCTAAAAGCGGTCATCATCAATGCTAAGAAACCGCTAATAGAGCGCCAAGTAGACCGAATGGTGTTTCACATCAAAAATTCTATCTACAGCACCAATACAGATCTGGTGGAAGTGCTAAACCACACGCCGATGGTGACTGCCAATGCGCAAGGCATCAGCATCGTGGGGAAAGGCAGCGTAAAAGTGATGCTCAATGGGCGCCCCTTGCCACTCTCGGGCAGTGAGCTGGCATCTTATTTAAAAGGAATGCAGTCTAACGATGTGCTGAAAGTGGAAGTGATCACCTCGCCGCCCGCACAATACGATGCCGAGGGCAATGGCGGGCTGATTAACATCATTACCCAACAAAAAACCCAGAACCTTTGGAGCGGCAATTACGCCACCTCGGGGACACTGAGCGCTCAATTTTCTAACGCTAATCATTTGGGATTGAACTACCGAAAAAACGACTTCCAAGCCTTAGTGCGCCTGCGGCAATCAGATCAACACAACCAAGTTTATGAAAATCAGAATCTTCTGTTTACCAATCAAAATCAGCTGAATAGCCATACCGATAGAAATGACACCTCGCAAAATTGGGGTACCAATATGGACCTTTCCTATCAAACTTCTAAAAACAATCGCTTGGGGTTGGTGTATGATTTTAGCCATTATAAAAACCAATACGACAGCCAGAATACTACGTGCTATTTCTCTCCTACCGCCCTTGATTCTACGCTCTACACCAGTGCCCATTATCACAAGCCTACCACTGCCCACACACTGAGCTTTTACGATGATTATCAGCTGGATTCCTTAGGTTCTAAACTGAGTTTTGCAGGAAATTATTTTAACCACCGCTCTAATTCATCGCTGCTGTTTTCCACACCTCAACAGCCACATTTGTCGCCCACATGGAACACCAGTCGGTTGCATTATCAAGTGATTTCTGGGCAGGTAGATTGGCAGCAAATGTCCTCATTTCTCAATTATGAAACAGGCATTAAATGGACACAATTTGACAATGAATCCATCATTCAATATTATACCCAGAGCCAGAACCAATGGGTAATAGACCACAATAGAAACAATCAGTTTCAGCTCCGTGAGCGGTATTATGCGGCTTATTTATCATTGAAGAAAACGATAGCTGACCATTGGACTTTCAAATTGGGTGGCAGGTACGAATATACCACCACTGTAGCGCATCAACCTCATCAAAAGTCTGATTTTCAAAAGTCTTATGGAAATTTCTTTCCTAATGTTAATGTGATGTACCAACTGCCCCAACATTCGTGGTCGCTGAACTATAATAAGCGCATCCATCGCCCTTCTTTGGGGCAACTCAACCCGTTTAAATGGTATGCCAATCCGTATATGTACCATGTGGGCAATCCGCTGTTGCTACCCTCTATCACGCATAACTTGGAGCTCAACTATGTGTACAACAATGCCTTTATGGTGGGGATTTTCGGCACACAGCAAAACGATGCCTATGGCGCCATTGTTCAGGTAGACCACGGCATTAAATCTACCCACACCGAAAATGTGTACACCATACAAAATCTGGGCATTAACCTTTCTCTGGAACAGCGTTGGTTTTCTTTTTGGAACTTCTCTGCCAATGCCACCGCTTTTTACTCTCAATCTAAAACAAAACATCACGAAGTAAAGCCGTTAAAGGGCTATTCCTTAAGTTATTCTATTAACAATGCTTGGACAATCAATGCTGACCAACAATGGATATTTTTTGTGAATTTTTGGAGCGCTCTCCCTGGTAAAGAGTCTAATGTGGCAACGAAAAGCCTCTCAAATTTGAGCTTTGGCACCCGTTTTAAT